A genomic region of Lytechinus pictus isolate F3 Inbred chromosome 2, Lp3.0, whole genome shotgun sequence contains the following coding sequences:
- the LOC129279037 gene encoding muscarinic acetylcholine receptor M1-like, giving the protein MEETTTNIPRGWFDDTTMPASTLWHFHLSPNSIIIFCVQLLLSVMTVGMNLLILRAFHIDKRLRTYSNQYILNITISDLLVGFVMAIRCSIILSDTWIFGDALGIIFVGVQNIVLGVSVLGIIAICLDRYVATYHPIRHFQRKKKRVAYMVNAIIWMVSMAFWLPISVIWDFVQPPAPKDENDHFAPNYGNYIYSTVALAVCRLAIPFIIIATLYLKIYIRVKGSGSKYLSNKFELKTKEETRETKGNTVATIQCPLTINAKNCVANHENNKIANDNAVDDAKDICSRKASARGQPFTLNDTAVLRQNNVHSSSANQLEKQGDATSMPSRSKGFSRSRKDPISTRDNHKIMRTLTFITAAFFITWLPNSINVIYIYVASNNPVFAEISRWVTYLNSLINPISYAMAQPLFRENILRILKFRR; this is encoded by the coding sequence ATGGAAGAAACAACAACGAACATCCCTCGTGGCTGGTTCGATGATACGACTATGCCAGCTTCTACACTATGGCATTTTCACCTATCCCCTAATTCCATTATTATTTTCTGCGTCCAACTGTTGTTGTCCGTGATGACCGTCGGCATGAACCTGTTGATTCTGAGGGCGTTTCACATCGACAAACGGTTACGTACCTACTCCAACCAGTACATCCTGAACATCACCATCTCTGACCTTCTAGTGGGGTTCGTTATGGCCATTCGGTGCTCAATTATCCTGAGCGACACATGGATCTTTGGGGATGCCCTCGGAATCATATTTGTTGGTGTCCAGAATATAGTTCTTGGAGTATCAGTCTTGGGAATTATTGCTATTTGCTTGGACCGTTACGTCGCGACGTATCATCCGATTCGCCATTTCCAACGTAAGAAAAAGAGAGTAGCATACATGGTCAACGCCATTATCTGGATGGTGTCAATGGCCTTTTGGTTACCAATTTCGGTGATCTGGGACTTTGTCCAACCACCTGCACCGAAGGATGAAAATGACCACTTTGCTCCTAATTACGGTAATTACATTTACTCTACTGTGGCGCTTGCAGTTTGTAGATTGGCAATTCCATTCATCATCATCGCGACCCTTTATCTCAAGATTTATATCCGAGTAAAAGGATCGGGAAGCAAGTATCtttcaaacaaatttgagtTAAAGACAAAAGAGGAAACAAGGGAAACGAAAGGAAATACCGTGGCGACGATACAATGTCCACTAACTATAAATGCAAAGAACTGCGTGGCAAACCATGAGAATAACAAAATTGCAAACGACAACGCAGTCGACGATGCCAAAGATATATGCAGCCGGAAAGCTTCTGCAAGAGGACAACCTTTTACGTTAAATGATACCGCGGTTCTTCGACAAAACAATGTCCACTCGAGTTCAGCTAACCAACTAGAAAAACAAGGCGACGCCACATCAATGCCATCGCGTTCAAAGGGCTTCTCAAGAAGCCGAAAAGATCCCATTTCCACTCGTGACAACCATAAGATCATGCGGACACTCACCTTCATCACGGCTGCCTTCTTCATTACTTGGCTACCCAACAGTATTAATGTTATTTATATCTATGTGGCGTCCAACAATCCGGTCTTTGCTGAAATTTCCCGCTGGGTGACTTACCTCAACAGCCTTATTAACCCGATCTCCTATGCTATGGCTCAACCTCTTTTTCGTGAAAACATTCTACGGATTCTGAAATTTCGACGATAa